The sequence below is a genomic window from Gouania willdenowi unplaced genomic scaffold, fGouWil2.1 scaffold_309_arrow_ctg1, whole genome shotgun sequence.
atatattcactgactaataaaaactaaactatacactattatatatatatgtatatttacactatttggtCCTCTCggctgaaatccaatcagaactcatgtgatcatgtgatcaaacgtattgatcacatctaatctgtctgtgtttacaaacattaataccatcatatatcaggttgatcaacagcaactgaatatttcaaaaataaacaaactaatgCTTTATGTTTTAGTCgattatatctgtaacagatttagtcaactaaaatcttatttattacagtttttctcaaatgggggtacgcgtacccctaggggtacacaacggtactgcagggggtacgtgagagagagagtgataaatttacaaataaaaacattaaatatatggggattttaaaatgtgtaatttctgttaaaaattataataataaaacttatttaatttcatttcatttcattttattgagCTCCATTAGCTCCTGACTTATTGCAGGAACTATTCTGACTGGGGTCtccttcattttcattacaataataaatgacaatattaaatacaaatatttacaatattacataaaaaacaacataaacacgcacgcacacacaaaacaaacagtgaaaccaaataaaaacatatcacaTAAAACCAAAAGAACTGTCAGTAGATACTGTATTGAGAGTCGACCCAAaacctcaaaataaaacagtaacaaCTGTCAACAtgacaactgtattttatagtcaTTGTTCTCACACAGCCCAAAGCTCTTCCTGCTGACTCAGCCAAAAACTTTGTTCCCTCTTGAAAACTCATAAAGTCATTAAAGATCAATCCTAGGAACTTGTATGAACTTGTATAAACTAAGACAGGCcatatataaaattataattacttctCAAGTCATGATTTTTCCTAAAATACATGATCTgtgttttatctttatttagagTCAGTCTCCATTGTTTACAccatgtatttaaaatatttaacatattaTGTAAATTTGCCAGAAAAATAATATCATCAACATACAATAAAAGacttaaattacagttatttatacAAATACCCAGATTAGcttccataattttatttaccAGATTATTTATATAAAGGGAAAACAAAGACAACACGTCTCCTTGTTTTACACCAAACGTGGTGGAGAACCAACCAGTTTTTAAACCATTGATCTGCACACATGCAACTGGGGCTTTATAGAGTGATTTGACATCATCATAGAATGTACCAGTAATGTCATAATCCAGTAATCTATACATTAAAGATCCCTGTTGATCCAGTCAAAAACCTTCTGGAaatcaacaaaaagacaaatgttGGTTTTCCCTCTTGCAGCCTGGCCCTCAGCACAGatgataaaacataaatatgatcAATGCAGGCCCTACATTTTCTAAAGTCATTTTGCTCATCAGCTAGGATGTTATGTGTCTCCAGATGTTCAGTGAGTCTAATGTTAACAATTCCTGAGAACTTTTGTTCAgaaaactccaaaaatacaaaactttttattttgcaacaattgctatacaaaaactttgattatattaataaatcacgcaaatatttagcaaatcagttcaaacacaacaaagaaaattcctttatagcagcaatttctgacaattcaggtcaaactttaaacttacctcaggacattaataagggttttcatgattattatcaaaatctTTACTCATCTAACTTAAACCcggaccctgaagatattaaaaccttcataaataacttaaacctaccacagctcaccatagatcagaaaaccacctttttCATACATCCCTACAAGAACtaaaaaatgctttggatagcatgtcgacaggcaaagcacccggtccagatgggttccctgctgaattcctaaaacatttctaatcaatgctggctccgctctttttcagagtagtaacagagattaaaaataaaggttacgtaggaggccacatgaatacagcaaacattaaattactacttaaaccagacaaaaacctcatgttaccctcaagttaccgtcccatctcgcttattaacacagacataaaaattatttccaaagcactcacttccaggttagagaaagtagtacagtcaattaaaaatagacactccacagacaatgttagaagactgtttaatttgatcaacatggcacagaattctaaaaagacaacaataatcATGTCACttgacgcagaaaaagcattcaatagagtcaactggtcattcctccttgctgtccttggcatatttggctttggagaatcattcatacaatggatctccaccctatacgctaaacctaaggcctcagtaaccacaaacaaaataacatcccaaagctcacactgcagaggggaaccagacaaggttgcccactctcacctttgctctttgcaatattcgttgaacctctcgcagcagctgttcgtcagaactctgttattaaaggaatccactcatccatctcagaacacaaaattaatctttatgcagatgatattttactctatttggaagaaccccatCCTCATTAGAAGgagtatttaaactaataaacagcttctctaaactatcagactattccattaactggtcaaaatcgtCAATCCTcccttttaacaaaaaattcatgtaatccattaagccaaaacccacaatacccctcccccacaaacaaaattaaatatctaggcttaaatatatcaccaaacttaaatgaattaattaaactgaacctagatCCACTgctggataaagtcacagatgaTCTTCGGTTCTTTTGTgctttctcggatgtgtgtgtggggggcggttgctgcctctcggcttggggtcTCAGGGGCGTCTGGAGGGCTGCTCATCCATGAGGGGGTTgtctgggctccctggcccccactctttctgctagcctggctgcatttTCAGGTCCAGGGCagtgcttgggtttgcagtagtggttcttgcacatacatcggtctacgatgcactggcatgtcttagactgtgggataaaactcataatgggcttaactttagacacgttgatcctaaatacctgtattaccactcactccttccctttgtccacagccaccaccattatacctaagcttcacactggtcaccagactggattgattacacaacaacaTAAGCACAATAttcacaactacaacttcacatctcactctcactttaaaataatcaactcttccccacactttacatttactactttgaatctctcctccctgctcccttccccccaCCACCTCCCCCCCACACCCTCAcccaataaagtatttcttacccttccttagggagggctggtgatggtcacaattatgcaataaaataaattaatttatttaattgcaaaaacaaaacatgtattgctgtcttaaaaagatatgattgcacttcttgtagtttgacctttgacagcctGTGGTTTTATCATAGATTGgtattaatttaaacaattgcaatgttttaattttagtggttatGAACATTCAGAGCTAGAAATGCaatgatttatttcagttttcagtcaataattcacattttggttcatccctaattttttgacttgataacttgtgtcagagaaaatattaaaatataatttcataagatatatttatatttttgtatgaacacaatcctcactgattggttccacctcctctgatcttctctgtCATTCtttcatcagctcctcatagttctccatcagcctctcctcactcctcactaccttcttgtctctgtccttcatccctctaacctgtcccagtcctcctcctttagtgtcccacctctcacaccttcatcacattcctctgatacagctctctgtcacacatgtgatggggattgatgtgaacatgtgataagctgctgtgatgtgtctcacctcagagtgttcagtctctgagagagcagcttcactgctgagtctcctggatggttgtagctcaggtccagctctctcacactggaggagttggagctcaaagctgctgccagagaatccccgcccacctctgtgatgacacaacctgacagactggattcagaaaaacatccacaactcaggaaacaagtgaggagactaggaacaggacaatgttaatggaacatgtgatccactgacctgagagagtccagtttacagtgaggactcttcagtccttcacacagcagcttcactcctgaatcctgcagatcattgtttctcaggtccagatgtttcacactggaggactgagagctgaggactgaggacagagctgcacagcttctctctgagagaccacaaaaactcaacctgatgaagaatcagagaaaccttacagatgtttgtctgtgacagaattaaagacatgttctaaagtcacatactcaactttcttggaggctttgatcactgggagcagcttcagaaaagcgtcctctgaaggagagaatcttttcaggtcaaagacatccagattttcttgtgatgacagtaagataaagaccagagctgaccactgagcaggagacagttcctctgtggagagacGTCCTGATCTCATGTACTGTTGGATCTCCTCCAGCAGAGAGTGATCATTCACTTCATTCAGACAGTGGAACAGGTtgatgcttctctctgtggacaaCCTCTTACTCAGCTTCTTCTTGATGTATTTAActgttctctgattggtctgtgagtcacttcctttctgtgtcagcaggccttgtaggagcctctgattggtcggcagtgaaagacccagcaGGAAGCGGAGGAACAAGTCCAAGTGTCCATTTGGACTCCGTAAGGCCTCGTCCACAGCACTCTGGTGGAGAAGGTTAAAGTCAGGCTGACCTCCACTATGGGGAAGGTTCAGTGGTTTATGTTCCAGCAGGTTGACTTTAGAGCTGATGAAGGTCTGATGGACATGAAGAGCAGCCAGAAACTCCTGAAGGCTCAGGTGGATGAAGGTGAACACCTTGTCCTGGTACAGGCTGCTCTCCTCTATGAAGACCTGTGTGAACACTcctgagcacactgaggctgctctgaggtcaatgccacactctgtcaggtcactctcatagaatatcagctttcctttctgcagctgctcaaaagccagttttcccagagactccatcatctccctgctctgtggactccagtgttgatctgtggcagctcctccatcaaacttcaccatcttgactttgttctgaaggaccacatagtggctgtagatctgagtcagagtcctgggcagctctcccttctctctgctcttcaacacgtcctccagaactgtagcagtgatccagcagaatagcgggatgtggcacatgatgtggaggctgcgacacgtcctgatgtgggacatgatcctgctgacctgctcctcatctgtggaCCTCCTCCTGAAGTACTCCTCCTTCTGAGGATCAGTGaaccctctgacctctgtcaccatgtccacacactcaggagggatctgattggctgctgcaggccgtgtggttatccagaggcgagctgatggaagcagttctcctctgatgaggtttatcagcagaacctccactgaggtggactctgagacatcagtcagggtctgagtgctgaggaagtccagagggagccgacactcatccagaccatccaagatgaacaaaaccaggaagtcctggaaactgcagattcctgcttctttgcttccagagaagaagtgatcaacaagtcccaccaagctgaagctcctccccctcagcacgttcagctctctgaaggtcagtgggaatgtgtagtggacctcctgctgggttttgtcttcagcccagtctacagtgaacttgtgtgttaagagtgttttcccaatgccagccacgccctttgtcatcactgtcctgattggtcgaggtcttccaggaggagctttaaagagctcttttagtgtgatggctctttctgctgtgtctgatctcctggatgctgtttctatctgtatgacctcatgttcctggttgacctctccaccccctccctctgtgatgtagagctctgtgaagatct
It includes:
- the LOC114459399 gene encoding NACHT, LRR and PYD domains-containing protein 12-like, whose amino-acid sequence is MKQEELAERLQSRTKDPQYKRELKSKLKKKFQCVSEGVAKAGSPTLLKEIFTELYITEGGGGEVNQEHEVIQIETASRRSDTAERAITLKELFKAPPGRPRPIRTVMTKGVAGIGKTLLTHKFTVDWAEDKTQQEVHYTFPLTFRELNVLRGRSFSLVGLVDHFFSGSKEAGICSFQDFLVLFILDGLDECRLPLDFLSTQTLTDVSESTSVEVLLINLIRGELLPSARLWITTRPAAANQIPPECVDMVTEVRGFTDPQKEEYFRRRSTDEEQVSRIMSHIRTCRSLHIMCHIPLFCWITATVLEDVLKSREKGELPRTLTQIYSHYVVLQNKVKMVKFDGGAATDQHWSPQSREMMESLGKLAFEQLQKGKLIFYESDLTECGIDLRAASVCSGVFTQVFIEESSLYQDKVFTFIHLSLQEFLAALHVHQTFISSKVNLLEHKPLNLPHSGGQPDFNLLHQSAVDEALRSPNGHLDLFLRFLLGLSLPTNQRLLQGLLTQKGSDSQTNQRTVKYIKKKLSKRLSTERSINLFHCLNEVNDHSLLEEIQQYMRSGRLSTEELSPAQWSALVFILLSSQENLDVFDLKRFSPSEDAFLKLLPVIKASKKVELSFCGLSERSCAALSSVLSSQSSSVKHLDLRNNDLQDSGVKLLCEGLKSPHCKLDSLRLSFCGLSERSCAALSSVLSSQSSSVKHLDLSNNELQDSGVKLLCEGLKSPHCKLDSLRLSFCGLSERSCAALSSVLSSQSSSVKHLDLSNNELQDSGVKLLCEGLKSPHCKLDSLSLSGCVITEVGGASLAAALSSNSSGVRELDLSYNHPGDSAVKLLSQHIHLDTNSIHRNLRLSDNNRMVTRVKEEELYPDHQDRFDYYQVLCSTGLTGHCYWEVERNGDVYIAVSYRGIRRKGDSYYCWFGCNNQSWSLRCNRGFYIFRHNNIVTRTSCPCGSSGRVGVYVDCPDGRLSFYEVSSDSMTLIHTVCTSFTDTLYPGFGIWSYGSSVSLSPL